A genomic segment from Streptomyces sp. NBC_00237 encodes:
- a CDS encoding cation acetate symporter, with product MNHGHETLALLLFSAFVATTLAITTWVSRNRHGSAEEFYVGGRLFSPMENGFAIAGDYMSAASFLGISGLIALYGYDGMLYSVGFLVAWLVVLFLVAELVRNCGRFTLADVVASRMRERPVRIAAGTSSVTVSVLYLVAQMVGAGSLVGLLLGGSSGAAQTWTVVGVGALMVIYVTLGGMRATTWIQIVKAVLLMAGALTLTVLVLVRFGGDFNQLLTTAAARSGHGLDFLAPGLKYGGDWTARLDFISLGLALVLGTAGLPHILSRFYTVPTARAARRSVIWSIGLIGSFYLMTIVLGFGAAALLGSDTVRASNAAGNTAVPLLAHEVGGGAGSTGGTVLFAVVAAVAFATILAVVAGITLASSASVAHDLYASLRSRSKRGKPYSEVAVARVAAGGIGVVAIALGLLAKDLNVAFLVGLAFAVAASANLPVLLFSLFWRGFTTRGAVWAVYGGLGPAVLLVIVSPVVSGSPESLFPGADFQYFPLQNPGLVSIPLGFLAGWLGTVMSGDEPDEARHAETEVRALTGAGAA from the coding sequence GTGAATCACGGCCACGAGACCCTGGCACTGCTCCTGTTCAGCGCCTTCGTCGCGACGACGCTCGCCATCACCACGTGGGTGAGCCGCAACCGGCACGGCTCGGCCGAGGAGTTCTACGTCGGCGGACGCCTCTTCAGCCCCATGGAGAACGGTTTCGCCATCGCGGGCGACTACATGTCCGCCGCGTCCTTCCTCGGCATCTCCGGCCTCATCGCCCTGTACGGCTACGACGGGATGCTCTACTCCGTCGGGTTCCTGGTGGCCTGGCTCGTCGTGCTGTTCCTGGTGGCGGAACTGGTGCGCAACTGCGGCCGGTTCACCCTCGCCGACGTCGTCGCCTCGCGGATGCGCGAGCGGCCCGTGCGGATCGCGGCGGGGACGTCCTCGGTGACGGTGTCCGTGCTGTACCTGGTGGCGCAGATGGTGGGGGCCGGATCCCTGGTGGGGCTGCTGCTCGGCGGGAGCAGCGGGGCGGCGCAGACCTGGACGGTCGTCGGAGTCGGTGCGCTGATGGTCATCTACGTGACCCTGGGCGGGATGCGGGCCACCACCTGGATCCAGATCGTCAAGGCGGTCCTGCTGATGGCGGGGGCGCTGACCCTGACGGTCCTGGTCCTGGTGCGCTTCGGGGGCGACTTCAACCAGCTGCTGACCACCGCCGCCGCGCGCAGCGGGCACGGTCTCGACTTCCTCGCGCCCGGGCTCAAGTACGGCGGCGACTGGACCGCGCGCCTCGACTTCATCAGCCTCGGACTCGCCCTCGTGCTCGGCACGGCGGGGCTGCCGCACATCCTGTCCCGCTTCTACACCGTGCCCACGGCGCGGGCCGCGCGCCGTTCGGTGATCTGGTCGATCGGGCTGATCGGCAGCTTCTACCTGATGACGATCGTCCTCGGCTTCGGCGCGGCGGCCCTGCTCGGCTCCGACACGGTGCGGGCGTCGAACGCGGCGGGCAACACGGCGGTTCCGCTGCTGGCCCATGAGGTGGGCGGGGGCGCGGGTTCCACAGGAGGAACGGTTCTCTTCGCGGTCGTCGCCGCAGTCGCCTTCGCGACGATCCTCGCCGTCGTCGCCGGAATCACCCTGGCCTCCTCGGCCTCCGTCGCCCACGACCTGTACGCGTCGCTGCGCAGCAGGAGCAAGCGGGGCAAGCCGTACAGCGAGGTGGCGGTGGCGAGGGTCGCGGCCGGAGGGATCGGCGTGGTGGCGATCGCGCTGGGGCTGCTGGCCAAGGACCTGAACGTGGCGTTCCTGGTGGGTCTTGCGTTCGCGGTGGCGGCTTCGGCGAATCTGCCGGTACTGCTGTTCTCGCTGTTCTGGAGGGGGTTCACGACACGGGGGGCGGTGTGGGCGGTGTACGGGGGGCTCGGGCCTGCGGTGCTGCTGGTGATCGTTTCGCCGGTGGTCTCGGGGAGTCCGGAATCGCTGTTCCCCGGGGCCGACTTTCAGTACTTCCCGTTGCAGAACCCGGGGTTGGTGTCGATTCCGCTGGGGTTCCTGGCGGGGTGGCTGGGGACGGTGATGTCCGGCGACGAACCGGACGAGGCGAGGCACGCGGAGACGGAGGTGCGGGCCCTGACGGGGGCGGGGGCGGCTTAG
- a CDS encoding DUF485 domain-containing protein: MRFDDPWYDALASGWGELDGAGAGSPAVPHQSAAPEHGPSAAEIYLEVQRSPAFQQVRSRYRRFVVPATLAFLAWYVAYVVAATAAPALMARPVAGAVNVAMVAGLGQFLSTFLLTWAYARHARLRRDRAALELRWDTQELTRLTETGGASR, encoded by the coding sequence ATGCGGTTCGACGATCCGTGGTACGACGCGCTCGCCTCCGGCTGGGGGGAACTCGACGGCGCGGGAGCCGGGTCGCCCGCCGTGCCGCACCAGAGCGCCGCCCCGGAACACGGTCCCAGCGCCGCCGAGATCTACCTCGAAGTGCAGCGCAGCCCCGCCTTCCAGCAGGTGCGCAGCCGCTACCGGCGGTTCGTCGTCCCCGCGACCCTCGCCTTCCTCGCCTGGTACGTCGCGTACGTCGTCGCCGCCACCGCCGCACCCGCCCTGATGGCCCGGCCGGTGGCGGGGGCGGTCAACGTGGCGATGGTCGCGGGCCTCGGCCAGTTCCTCTCCACCTTCCTGTTGACCTGGGCGTACGCCCGGCACGCCCGGCTCCGCAGGGACCGGGCCGCGCTCGAACTGCGCTGGGACACCCAGGAGTTGACCAGGCTGACCGAGACGGGAGGGGCCAGCAGGTGA
- a CDS encoding response regulator transcription factor — MSGYGVGGAPDGAGAVRVLVVDDQAMVREGIVLLLGLLPGIEVVGSARDGEEAVELVGRYGPDVVLMDLRMPRCDGVEATRRIRAGHPATQVVVLTTYADDDWLFPALRAGARGYLTKDADGEEILRAVRDVMSGQAGLSAGVQRRLLEQVTAPPSLMYGAAGGPGPVELPDGLTPREAEVLELIAEGLPNAEIARALRIGPATVKTHINNLFAKTGVRDRAQAVRYAYRQGLARPPRTEPTDPPGADVT; from the coding sequence GTGAGCGGGTACGGAGTCGGCGGGGCCCCTGACGGCGCAGGCGCGGTCCGGGTGCTGGTCGTCGACGACCAGGCGATGGTGCGCGAGGGGATCGTGCTGCTGCTGGGGCTGCTGCCCGGCATCGAGGTGGTCGGATCGGCGCGGGACGGCGAGGAGGCCGTCGAGCTGGTCGGCCGGTACGGTCCTGACGTGGTGCTGATGGACCTGCGGATGCCCCGCTGCGACGGGGTGGAGGCGACCCGGCGCATCCGGGCTGGGCATCCCGCCACGCAGGTGGTCGTGCTGACGACGTACGCCGACGACGACTGGCTCTTCCCCGCGCTGCGGGCGGGCGCGCGCGGCTACCTCACCAAGGACGCGGACGGCGAGGAGATCCTCCGGGCGGTGCGGGACGTGATGTCCGGGCAGGCGGGGCTCTCGGCCGGGGTGCAGCGCAGGCTCCTGGAGCAGGTCACCGCTCCCCCCTCCCTGATGTACGGGGCGGCCGGAGGCCCGGGTCCCGTCGAACTGCCGGACGGGCTCACGCCCCGCGAGGCCGAGGTGCTGGAGCTGATCGCGGAGGGGCTGCCCAACGCGGAGATCGCGCGGGCCCTGCGGATCGGGCCCGCCACGGTGAAGACGCACATCAACAACCTCTTCGCGAAGACCGGCGTGCGGGACCGCGCGCAGGCCGTCCGCTACGCCTACCGGCAGGGCCTCGCCAGGCCGCCCCGTACGGAACCCACGGACCCGCCGGGAGCAGACGTCACCTAA
- a CDS encoding sensor histidine kinase, with protein MDTQTTPSSGGFTAWPSEEAMSRIGVPRMRMAIDLTMWLGIGGWLLWEAYGADVFDGVAVVVPPLALAAVTGAAELYDRLTLRHRLPASLGVLGGVALLAVGAHAVGATMAGGILLVVCVVQAMVRLPLAVAVPVGAALVTTLGLLGRVSLREGAIVSFIVLVTGYMLRLDAQARGSGFLQLRQERAVRAAEAESAALAERARIAREMHDVLAHSLSAQMVHLEAARLLVEREPEGPFRDGVLERVVDARRMAREGLAEARQALSALRGDSAPVEEYLRELAAMDPADVRAEVRVTGEPRKLAADASQALRRVAQEALTNVRKHAPGAATRIVLDYRPGEVALEVRDSGRPDAQGELAGTGGGYGLVGMRERAQSFGGTLEAGPEGKGFVVRLRMPV; from the coding sequence ATGGACACGCAGACGACGCCGTCGAGCGGCGGATTCACCGCCTGGCCCTCCGAGGAGGCCATGTCGCGGATCGGAGTGCCCCGGATGCGGATGGCCATCGACCTGACCATGTGGCTGGGCATCGGCGGCTGGCTCCTCTGGGAGGCGTACGGGGCCGACGTCTTCGACGGGGTCGCCGTCGTGGTGCCGCCGCTCGCGCTGGCCGCGGTCACCGGGGCCGCCGAACTGTACGACCGGCTGACCCTGCGGCACCGGCTGCCGGCCTCGCTCGGGGTGCTCGGGGGCGTCGCGCTGCTGGCCGTGGGGGCGCACGCGGTGGGCGCGACCATGGCGGGGGGCATCCTGCTGGTGGTCTGCGTGGTGCAGGCGATGGTGCGGCTGCCGCTGGCGGTCGCGGTTCCGGTGGGGGCCGCGCTGGTGACCACGCTCGGGCTGCTGGGGCGGGTCAGCCTCCGCGAGGGGGCGATCGTGAGCTTCATCGTCCTGGTCACCGGGTACATGCTGCGGCTGGACGCGCAGGCCCGGGGCTCCGGATTCCTGCAGCTGCGGCAGGAGAGGGCCGTCCGCGCCGCCGAGGCCGAGTCCGCCGCACTCGCCGAACGGGCCCGTATCGCCCGGGAGATGCACGACGTCCTCGCGCACAGCCTCTCCGCCCAGATGGTCCACCTGGAGGCGGCCCGCCTGCTCGTCGAGAGGGAGCCCGAGGGACCGTTCAGGGACGGGGTGCTGGAACGGGTAGTCGACGCCCGCAGGATGGCCCGCGAGGGGCTCGCGGAGGCCCGTCAGGCGCTCTCGGCGCTGCGCGGCGACTCGGCCCCCGTCGAGGAGTACCTGCGGGAGCTGGCGGCCATGGACCCGGCAGACGTACGGGCCGAGGTGCGGGTCACGGGGGAGCCCCGGAAGCTTGCCGCGGACGCCTCCCAGGCGCTGCGCAGGGTGGCCCAGGAGGCCCTGACCAACGTACGCAAGCACGCGCCGGGGGCCGCGACGCGGATCGTGCTCGACTACCGGCCGGGTGAAGTGGCCCTGGAGGTACGGGACTCGGGCCGGCCGGACGCGCAGGGCGAGCTGGCGGGGACCGGCGGCGGGTACGGTCTGGTGGGGATGAGGGAGCGGGCGCAATCGTTCGGGGGCACGCTGGAAGCGGGGCCCGAGGGGAAGGGGTTCGTGGTGCGGCTGCGGATGCCGGTGTGA
- a CDS encoding type IIA DNA topoisomerase subunit B: MTADTTVPSTALLSGADRDGSNYTARHLLVLEGLEAVRKRPGMYIGSTDSRGLMHCLWEIIDNSVDEALGGHCDRIEVILHQDGSVEVQDNGRGIPVDVEPKTGLSGVEVVLTKLHAGGKFGGGSYAASGGLHGVGASVVNALSARLDVEVDRSVTHSISFRRGVPGIFTESGPDAPFDPGNGLRKGKRVPKGRTGTRVRYWADRQIFLKDAKLSLDTLYQRARQTAFLVPGLTIVVRDERDLEGVGKSEETFRFDGGISEFCEYLAQDKAICDVMRLSGTGTFKETVPVLDDRGHMTPTEVTRELAVDIALRWGTGYDTTVKSFVNIIATPKGGTHVSGFERSLTKTVNETLRSAKLLRVAEDDVVKDDAMEGLTAVVTVRLAEPQFEGQTKEVLGTSAANRIVANVVAKELKGFLTSTKRDAKAQARSVLDKIVAAARTRIAARQHKDAQRRKTALESSSLPAKLADCRSDDVERSELFIVEGDSALGTAKLARNSEFQALLPIRGKILNVQKASVSDMLKNAECGAIIQVIGAGSGRTFDIDAARYGKIVLLVDADVDGAHIRILLLTLFQRYMRPMVEAGRVFAAVPPLHRIELVQPKKGQDKYVYTYSDNELRQTLLEFQRKNVRYKDDIQRYKGLGEMDADQLAETTLDPRYRTLRRINIGDLESAEGVFDLLMGNEVAPRKEFITSAAATLDRSRIDA, from the coding sequence GTGACCGCCGATACGACCGTCCCGTCCACCGCACTGCTGAGCGGCGCGGACCGTGACGGTTCCAATTACACCGCGCGGCACCTGCTCGTCCTCGAAGGTCTTGAGGCGGTCCGCAAGCGTCCCGGCATGTACATCGGGTCCACCGACAGCCGCGGCCTGATGCACTGCCTCTGGGAGATCATCGACAACTCCGTCGACGAGGCCCTCGGCGGCCACTGCGACCGCATCGAGGTGATCCTCCACCAGGACGGCTCCGTCGAGGTCCAGGACAACGGCCGGGGCATCCCGGTCGACGTCGAGCCCAAGACGGGCCTGTCCGGCGTCGAGGTCGTGCTGACCAAGCTGCACGCGGGCGGCAAGTTCGGCGGCGGCTCGTACGCCGCCTCCGGCGGTCTGCACGGCGTGGGCGCCTCCGTGGTGAACGCGCTCTCCGCCCGACTCGACGTCGAGGTCGACCGCAGCGTCACGCACTCGATCAGCTTCCGCCGGGGCGTCCCCGGCATCTTCACCGAGTCGGGCCCCGACGCCCCCTTCGACCCGGGTAACGGGCTCCGCAAGGGCAAGCGGGTCCCCAAGGGCCGCACCGGTACCCGCGTGCGCTACTGGGCGGACCGCCAGATCTTCCTCAAGGACGCCAAGCTCTCCCTGGACACGCTCTACCAGCGCGCCCGGCAGACGGCCTTCCTGGTGCCGGGACTGACCATCGTCGTCCGCGACGAGCGGGACCTGGAAGGTGTCGGCAAGAGCGAAGAGACGTTCCGCTTCGACGGCGGCATCAGCGAGTTCTGCGAGTACCTCGCGCAGGACAAGGCGATCTGCGACGTCATGCGGCTCAGCGGGACGGGAACCTTCAAGGAGACCGTCCCGGTCCTGGACGACCGCGGCCACATGACGCCCACCGAGGTCACCCGCGAACTGGCCGTGGACATCGCGCTGCGCTGGGGCACCGGGTACGACACCACGGTCAAGTCCTTCGTGAACATCATCGCCACCCCCAAGGGCGGCACCCACGTCTCCGGCTTCGAGCGCTCCCTCACCAAGACGGTGAACGAGACGCTCCGCTCCGCCAAGCTGCTGCGCGTCGCCGAGGACGACGTCGTCAAGGACGACGCCATGGAGGGCCTCACCGCGGTCGTGACCGTACGGCTCGCGGAGCCGCAGTTCGAGGGTCAGACCAAGGAAGTGCTGGGCACCTCCGCCGCCAACCGCATCGTCGCCAACGTGGTCGCCAAGGAGCTCAAGGGCTTCCTGACCTCCACCAAGCGCGACGCCAAGGCGCAGGCCCGCTCGGTGCTGGACAAGATCGTCGCCGCCGCGCGGACCCGCATCGCGGCCCGCCAGCACAAGGACGCCCAGCGCCGGAAGACGGCCCTGGAGTCCTCCTCGCTGCCCGCGAAGCTGGCGGACTGCCGCAGCGACGACGTGGAGCGCAGCGAGCTCTTCATCGTCGAGGGGGACTCCGCGCTCGGTACGGCCAAGCTGGCGCGGAACTCCGAGTTCCAGGCGCTCCTGCCGATCCGGGGCAAGATCCTCAACGTTCAGAAGGCGTCCGTCTCGGACATGCTGAAGAACGCCGAGTGCGGCGCGATCATCCAGGTCATAGGAGCGGGGTCCGGCCGGACCTTCGACATCGACGCCGCGCGCTACGGCAAGATCGTGCTCCTCGTCGACGCCGACGTCGACGGCGCGCACATCCGCATCCTGCTGCTGACGCTGTTCCAGCGGTACATGCGTCCGATGGTGGAGGCGGGGCGCGTGTTCGCGGCGGTTCCGCCGCTGCACCGGATCGAGCTGGTCCAGCCCAAGAAGGGCCAGGACAAGTACGTCTACACGTACTCGGACAACGAGCTGCGGCAGACGCTGCTGGAGTTCCAGCGCAAGAACGTCCGGTACAAGGACGACATCCAGCGCTACAAGGGCCTCGGCGAGATGGACGCCGACCAGCTCGCGGAGACCACGCTCGACCCCAGGTACCGCACGCTGCGCCGGATCAACATCGGGGACCTGGAGTCGGCCGAGGGCGTCTTCGACCTGCTCATGGGCAACGAGGTCGCGCCGCGCAAGGAGTTCATCACCAGCGCGGCGGCGACGCTGGACAGGTCGCGGATCGACGCCTGA
- a CDS encoding trypsin-like serine protease: MRRPSTRSLTGALALTAAMAGLPLAAPGTAAADGVVIGGQTVKAADSPWAVAVASRDRFGGTRAGQFCGGVVVAPTKVVTAAHCLGRDVLGVPLNEVPDLKVIAGRGELRGSGGREVAVQKVWVNPSYDPVSNSGDVAVLTLAAALPDAYVIRLATADGGLTDPGTGATVYGWGDTTGGGAYATSLRATRVRVLPDAACVRAYPGNLDGTYLPATMLCAGDPEGGHDACQGDSGGPLVARGRLIGLVSWGSGCGQAESPGVYTRVSALEGALGGQV; this comes from the coding sequence ATGCGTCGACCCAGCACCAGATCGCTGACGGGGGCCCTCGCCCTGACCGCTGCCATGGCCGGGCTGCCCCTCGCGGCGCCCGGAACGGCAGCCGCCGACGGCGTGGTCATAGGGGGCCAGACCGTGAAGGCGGCGGACAGCCCGTGGGCGGTGGCGGTGGCCAGCCGTGACCGATTCGGAGGTACGCGGGCGGGACAGTTCTGCGGGGGAGTGGTGGTGGCGCCGACCAAGGTCGTGACCGCGGCGCACTGCCTGGGCCGGGACGTGCTCGGCGTACCGCTGAACGAGGTGCCGGACCTGAAGGTCATCGCGGGGCGCGGGGAGCTGCGCGGGTCCGGCGGGCGGGAGGTCGCCGTGCAGAAGGTATGGGTGAACCCCTCGTACGACCCGGTGTCGAACTCCGGGGACGTGGCCGTGCTCACCCTGGCGGCGGCACTGCCCGATGCGTACGTGATCCGGCTGGCCACGGCGGACGGCGGCCTGACCGATCCGGGGACGGGGGCCACGGTCTACGGCTGGGGCGACACCACGGGGGGCGGGGCGTACGCGACGTCGCTGCGGGCCACACGGGTGCGGGTGCTGCCCGACGCGGCGTGCGTACGGGCGTATCCCGGCAATCTCGACGGAACGTATCTTCCGGCCACGATGCTGTGTGCGGGGGATCCGGAGGGGGGTCACGACGCCTGTCAGGGCGACAGCGGGGGGCCGCTGGTGGCGCGGGGGCGGCTGATCGGGCTCGTGTCGTGGGGGAGTGGGTGTGGGCAGGCGGAGAGCCCTGGGGTGTACACGCGGGTGTCGGCGCTGGAGGGGGCGCTGGGAGGGCAGGTCTGA
- a CDS encoding RNA polymerase sigma factor, whose product MSASTSRTLPPEIAESESVLALIERGKADGQIAGDDVRRAFEADRIPPTQWKNVLRSLNQILEEEGVMLMVTAAEPPKRARKSVAAKSPVQKSPVQRTVPRTFAASAAAPKTVAAAAPVADSVDVVVDEAAAPAGKAAAKKTTAKKATAKKTTTKKTAARKSTAKKDESADGDEPAEETRAKAGDDEESAEGGESGESKGFVLSDDDEDDAPAQQVAVAGATADPVKDYLKQIGKVPLLNAEQEVELAKRIEAGLFAEDKLANSDKLAPKLKRELEIIAQDGGRAKNHLLEANLRLVVSLAKRYTGRGMLFLDLIQEGNLGLIRAVEKFDYTKGYKFSTYATWWIRQAITRAMADQARTIRIPVHMVEVINKLARVQRQMLQDLGREPTPEELAKELDMTPEKVVEVQKYGREPISLHTPLGEDGDSEFGDLIEDSEAVVPADAVSFTLLQEQLHSVLDTLSEREAGVVSMRFGLTDGQPKTLDEIGKVYGVTRERIRQIESKTMSKLRHPSRSQVLRDYLD is encoded by the coding sequence GTGTCGGCCAGCACATCCCGTACGCTCCCGCCGGAGATCGCCGAGTCCGAGTCTGTGTTGGCGCTCATCGAGCGGGGAAAGGCTGATGGGCAGATCGCCGGCGACGACGTGCGTCGGGCATTCGAGGCTGACCGGATTCCGCCGACCCAGTGGAAGAACGTCCTGCGCAGCCTCAACCAGATCCTTGAGGAAGAGGGTGTGATGCTGATGGTCACTGCCGCGGAGCCGCCGAAGCGCGCCCGCAAGAGCGTTGCGGCGAAGAGCCCGGTGCAGAAGAGCCCGGTCCAGCGGACCGTGCCCCGGACCTTCGCGGCAAGTGCCGCCGCCCCCAAGACAGTTGCCGCCGCCGCGCCCGTCGCGGACTCCGTCGACGTCGTCGTCGACGAGGCCGCCGCCCCGGCCGGGAAGGCCGCCGCGAAGAAGACGACGGCCAAGAAGGCCACGGCGAAGAAGACCACCACCAAGAAGACCGCGGCGAGGAAGTCCACGGCCAAGAAGGACGAGTCCGCGGACGGCGACGAGCCGGCCGAGGAGACCCGGGCCAAGGCGGGCGACGACGAGGAGAGCGCTGAGGGCGGCGAGAGCGGCGAGTCGAAGGGGTTCGTGCTCTCCGACGACGACGAGGACGACGCCCCCGCGCAGCAGGTCGCGGTCGCCGGTGCCACCGCCGACCCGGTCAAGGACTACCTCAAGCAGATCGGCAAGGTCCCCCTCCTCAACGCGGAGCAGGAGGTCGAGCTCGCCAAGCGCATCGAGGCGGGCCTGTTCGCCGAGGACAAGCTCGCCAACTCCGACAAGCTCGCCCCCAAGCTCAAGCGCGAGCTGGAGATCATCGCCCAGGACGGGGGGCGCGCCAAGAACCACCTCCTGGAGGCCAACCTCCGTCTGGTCGTCTCCCTCGCCAAGCGCTACACGGGCCGCGGCATGCTGTTCCTGGACCTCATCCAGGAGGGCAACCTCGGTCTGATCCGCGCCGTCGAGAAGTTCGACTACACCAAGGGCTACAAGTTCTCGACGTACGCGACGTGGTGGATCCGCCAGGCGATCACCCGCGCGATGGCCGACCAGGCGCGCACCATCCGCATCCCGGTGCACATGGTCGAGGTCATCAACAAGCTGGCCCGCGTCCAGCGCCAGATGCTCCAGGACCTGGGCCGCGAGCCCACCCCGGAGGAGCTGGCCAAGGAACTCGACATGACCCCCGAGAAGGTCGTCGAGGTCCAGAAGTACGGCCGCGAGCCGATCTCGCTGCACACGCCGCTGGGCGAGGACGGCGACAGCGAGTTCGGCGACCTCATCGAGGACTCGGAGGCCGTGGTCCCGGCCGACGCGGTGAGCTTCACGCTCCTCCAGGAGCAGCTCCACTCGGTCCTCGACACCCTGTCCGAGCGCGAGGCCGGTGTCGTGTCCATGCGCTTCGGCCTCACCGACGGCCAGCCGAAGACCCTCGACGAGATCGGCAAGGTCTACGGCGTGACGCGTGAGCGCATCCGCCAGATCGAGTCCAAGACGATGTCCAAGCTGCGCCATCCCTCGCGCTCGCAGGTGCTGCGCGACTACCTGGACTGA
- a CDS encoding FadR/GntR family transcriptional regulator translates to MSTLAHTMMTAARSVDSGLAGPGDLDRYPYAEVSGADRVGPLGWDSPESDLGRVGRRAAGNRGRGLHGQLVQQLGQMIVSGDLGADRPLVPEEIGQRFEVSRTVVRESLRVLEAKGLVSARPNVGTRVRPVSDWNLLDPDIIEWRAFGPQRDDQRRELAELRWTIEPLAARLAAGHGRDDVQQRIGDMVEIMGHALAQGDSLTFSRADAEFHSLLIQLAGNRMLEHLSGIVSSALQVSGGPIFGCDRPTDVSLSHHARIADALAAGDGSGAEAAMRQLLTVHPEVERVVPAPREH, encoded by the coding sequence GTGAGTACCCTTGCGCACACCATGATGACCGCCGCCCGTTCCGTCGACTCAGGTCTCGCCGGTCCCGGCGACCTCGACCGCTACCCCTACGCGGAGGTGTCCGGCGCCGATCGCGTCGGTCCCCTCGGCTGGGACAGTCCCGAATCCGACCTCGGCCGGGTCGGTCGCCGCGCGGCGGGCAACCGTGGCCGCGGGCTGCACGGCCAACTCGTCCAGCAGCTCGGCCAGATGATCGTTTCCGGCGACCTCGGTGCCGACCGCCCGCTCGTGCCGGAGGAGATCGGCCAGCGGTTCGAGGTGTCCCGCACCGTTGTCCGCGAGTCGCTCCGCGTCCTGGAGGCCAAGGGTCTGGTCAGTGCGCGCCCCAATGTGGGCACCAGGGTCCGACCGGTCAGCGACTGGAACCTGCTCGACCCCGACATCATCGAATGGCGTGCCTTCGGCCCCCAGCGCGACGACCAGCGGCGCGAACTCGCGGAACTGCGCTGGACGATCGAGCCGCTCGCGGCCAGGCTCGCCGCCGGGCACGGGCGCGACGACGTGCAGCAGCGCATCGGCGACATGGTGGAGATCATGGGGCACGCCCTCGCCCAGGGCGACTCCCTCACCTTCTCCAGGGCCGATGCCGAATTCCACTCCCTGCTCATCCAGCTCGCCGGCAACCGCATGCTGGAGCACCTCTCCGGCATCGTCTCCTCGGCCCTTCAGGTGTCCGGCGGGCCGATCTTCGGCTGCGACCGCCCCACCGATGTCTCCCTCTCCCACCACGCCCGGATCGCCGACGCGCTCGCGGCGGGCGACGGTTCCGGGGCCGAGGCCGCGATGCGCCAACTCCTCACCGTCCACCCGGAGGTGGAGCGCGTCGTTCCGGCTCCGCGCGAGCACTGA